AGGGTTAACCGTTCAACAAGGTTCTTCAGTTCCCGGATATTCCCGGGCCAGTCGTAGCGGCGGAGCATTTGAACCGCCCCTGGTGATATGGTCTTTTTTTGAGATGGAAGCCGTATGGCCGATTCATCAAGAAACAGGTTGATCAGCAGTGGAAGATCATCGAGTCGATGTCTCAGTGGCGGAACTTCGATCGGTATGACATTGAGACGATAATACAGATCTTCCCGGAACGATCCTTTTTCGATTTCTTTTTCCAGATTTTTGTTCGTCGAGGCGATGACCCGGATATCTGCGTTAAAGGTTCGTGTGCCGCCCAGCCGTTGGAATTTGCGTTCTTCCAGCACCCGGAGGATTTTGCCCTGGGTTCTCAGGCTCATATCTGCGATTTCGTCAAAAAAAATGGTTCCTTTGGAAGCCAGTTCAAATTTTCCGATGTTTTTAGCGGCAGCGCCGGGGAATGCCCCTCTTTCATGACCGAAGAGTTCACTTTCGATGTGCTCATCCGGAATCATGGCGCAATGAATATCAATCATTGGATGCTCTGAACGGCGGCTGAACTGGTGAATTGTTCTGGCGACCAGTTCTTTGCCGGTTCCGTTTTCGCCGCTGATCAGAATACCCTCATCCGTGGGTGCAACCAGCGCGATCTGTTTTTTCAGTTCAATAATCGGTTGACTGTTTCCGGTTATCGAATGTTTTTCAATCATTTTTTTTCGTAAATAGTGGTTTTCTTCCTCAAGCCGCCTGAAATTCAGGGCATTGTTGATGGAGACGATGGTTTTATCGATAGAAAGCGGTTTTTCAATGAAGTCATAAGCGCCTATTTTTGATGACTTTACAGCGGTTTCAATGGTGCCGTGACCTGTAATCATGATGACCGGGATATGCGGATTGATTTTCCGGATTTCTTTTAACGTGTCAATGCCGTCAATACCCGGCATCCATATATCCAGTAAAACAAGATCAGGGGATTCCATTTCTATCGTTTTCAATGCTTCATATCCGTTAGAGGCTGTAGAGACCTCAAAGCCTTCATCCGAGAGAAGCCCGCTTAACGATTGCAGGATCGACGGTTCATCGTCAACAATCAAAATAGAAGGAAACATCAGTCATTCCTTTGTATGGTGTTGGATGGATCCGAGAAATTAATGATAAATATCATAATGTGCTTTTTCAACCAAGAGCTGAATTGGTTTTAATCAAAAAATCATGTCGGCAGTTCAATGATGAATTTTGCCCCGCGCGGCTGGTTGTCCTGAACCCGGATCATTCCGTTGTGATCGGTAATAATCGTATTGACGATGGTCAGGCCCAGCCCCATACCGGATGATTTTGTCGAAAAATACGGCTCAAATAACCGGGTCTTCAGCTCATCGGTTATACCGGGGCCGTTATCGGCGATTTCCACCCGAATCAGGTTCAGAATCGGATCGTGAGACAGAGAGATCATAACACAGCCCTGTTCTTTCAGCGCGCTGACGGCATTATCAATCAGATTGATAAAGACCTGCTTGATCTGTTTTCGGTCAATTTTCAGTTCAGGTATCTGGTCTGGCAAGTGAAAGTCAAAATGAATGTCAGGATGCCCTTCTTTATAAAGGGCAATGGTTTCGTTGATAATGGGTGGCAGCTGGCAGCTGAGGGGGGAGGCCGTGGGGAATCTGGCAAAGGCGGAAAATTCATTGACGATGTTACGAATCAAGTCCACATGATCTATGATCATTTGAGTACACTCGTCAAACACTTTTTCATTAAGGCTCCCTGAATACTTTCGTTGGAGCCGCTGTGCCGAGAGCGAGATCGGTGTTAACGGATTTTTTACTTCGTGAGCGATGCGGCGGGCCACTTCGCGCCAGGCTGCCATTCGCTGGGCTTTTTCCAGCTCGGTCAGATCGTCAAACACCATTACGATGCCGATATGATTGCCCATATCGTTTTTCAGGGCATTGACATGCACCAGAAAGCTTCTGGGCCGTCCATTGATTTTAAGTTTAAGGGGGCGTTCCACGGCATCGGATCTGGAAACGCTGAGCGTTTCAATCAATTCGTCCGTCATGTCCAAAAAATGGGTTTTTAACAGATTTTTATAGCTTTTGTTGAGAATCTCCGAGGATTTAAGGGTCAGCATTTTTTCGGCTGATGTGTTGATGGTGGTAATGATGCCGTTAGCATTCAGCGTGATGACCCCGGCAGAGACGTTTTTCAGTACAATTTCCATATACTGTCGTCGTTCCTCGATTTCCGCATTCTGTTCCTGAAGTTTGTGGGCGGACAGCTGCAGCTGCTCACGGCTGTTTCTCAGATCCCGGGTCATTTTGTTAAATGATTCAACCAGCGTTCCGATTTCATCATCGGCAACCCGGCTGATGCTGACACTCAGATCGCCTTCGGCCACTCTCCGGGTTCCTTCTGCCAGTTCCATTAATGGGATGCTGATGGTTTTGGCCAGGTAAA
The DNA window shown above is from Desulfobacterales bacterium and carries:
- a CDS encoding sigma-54 dependent transcriptional regulator; amino-acid sequence: MFPSILIVDDEPSILQSLSGLLSDEGFEVSTASNGYEALKTIEMESPDLVLLDIWMPGIDGIDTLKEIRKINPHIPVIMITGHGTIETAVKSSKIGAYDFIEKPLSIDKTIVSINNALNFRRLEEENHYLRKKMIEKHSITGNSQPIIELKKQIALVAPTDEGILISGENGTGKELVARTIHQFSRRSEHPMIDIHCAMIPDEHIESELFGHERGAFPGAAAKNIGKFELASKGTIFFDEIADMSLRTQGKILRVLEERKFQRLGGTRTFNADIRVIASTNKNLEKEIEKGSFREDLYYRLNVIPIEVPPLRHRLDDLPLLINLFLDESAIRLPSQKKTISPGAVQMLRRYDWPGNIRELKNLVERLTLMVTTAIIDESDIPTPYNPIDRRLNDSIEDRLFSVDKLDEAKALFEKEFIRRKLEQHQHNIEKTAAVSGIEKNYLYAYVNRLKRQSPV
- a CDS encoding ATP-binding protein, whose protein sequence is MIPKTPLLQSLSEISEADRRRRKRECIIIIAIIAVVTALTFAENRVIHFGADFPVSNTILMFVLININLLLLLLLIFLVFRNLVKLLYDRKRNVMGAKLRTRLVVTFISLTLLPAVILFFFSINFITSSIAFWFNVPVEQALENSINVGRRLYSYTEENNRFFLEQIACQIQTKNYLAPEKLDELSHYIQVAQRSFNIHAVEVYAQNYNRISLSVSPQLEQQTIEPVSRDSLRKNPEKMPVRSISQAVDSGELIRTIGTVPFGEPHAQANAFVVLSVLIPPDLSAHMASISRGVEQYQQIKLMKKPIQVTYYITLSIVGLLVVFCAIWFGFYLAKTISIPLMELAEGTRRVAEGDLSVSISRVADDEIGTLVESFNKMTRDLRNSREQLQLSAHKLQEQNAEIEERRQYMEIVLKNVSAGVITLNANGIITTINTSAEKMLTLKSSEILNKSYKNLLKTHFLDMTDELIETLSVSRSDAVERPLKLKINGRPRSFLVHVNALKNDMGNHIGIVMVFDDLTELEKAQRMAAWREVARRIAHEVKNPLTPISLSAQRLQRKYSGSLNEKVFDECTQMIIDHVDLIRNIVNEFSAFARFPTASPLSCQLPPIINETIALYKEGHPDIHFDFHLPDQIPELKIDRKQIKQVFINLIDNAVSALKEQGCVMISLSHDPILNLIRVEIADNGPGITDELKTRLFEPYFSTKSSGMGLGLTIVNTIITDHNGMIRVQDNQPRGAKFIIELPT